The Plectropomus leopardus isolate mb chromosome 14, YSFRI_Pleo_2.0, whole genome shotgun sequence DNA window ttcTGGTAAAAGTCTACTTGGAATTACATATTATGTGTTGACAACTGTATTTAACAACCATGTTGAAGGAGACACATCCTTTTGAACAGTATAATTagagtttttttaacataattatgCATCGCCTAACTTTTCTTACTAAGGTTTGTCATTGTGTCACCTCATGTTTTGTCTCCTAACTGTGCAGTCTAACCCGTGTTTACCTTGCAGGCAGACATCCAAAGCTAAAGCTAACTCTAAGTCTAAACAGAGCAGCCCTGGCAAAAGGTAAACTGAGGAGAAACGGTTCAGTGGGTAAAAACTTTAAGCTGTCTGAAAAGacccacacacatgctgctTCCACAAGCCCGATACTCAGAACAAAAGTTGTTTAAACAATTTGTGGAAGCGTGAATGTACAGTCTTTAAAAGACTTCATGTATGTGCAATTTATTACAAGGATTTTTGATAATAAACAAGCATTTTTTGTAGAAGAGTTTAAGTAATACTTAGTCATATTCAGTATGACAAAGTGttactgttaatatttttactgGACACAGACTTTCTGTTGGTACTCAGAATCAAACTCAAGcccttaactttttttattttttattgattttttgaaaCGTAGAACGTGACACCACGTGTCAGAATTGTGTTTAGAATTTCAGACGATATCTGTGATAGTTTGTGCGAGCCTGAATGACATTATTCTTGCTGTAGTATGATattgtgaatgtgaatgttgtAATGACTTGAAACAAATCCACAATATGTGTATAAACAGGTGGTTTATGTTTTCCTTTGTAGATCAGGAGAGTTAAGCAacttcattttcagtcatttattgaCTTTTGTGGCTATTAATTGTCAGTATTTTTCACCTCAtaaattttactgtaaatataacCAAGGCTTTAATTCAATGATTATTCAATGATGCAGTGTCAGGTCTGTACTTTTTAGTgtgaaaatggacaaaaatggaCAAGAAATGGACAAAATAGAATATAAGAGGACAGAATGCAAACTAAATAGGCTCAACTTATGAGTTTGCTATTGATGGATACTATTTTCCCTTAATGAAATGCACAAAGAACATAACAGCTCACAGCTGgaggaaattaaaataaactgtgaGTGGTGGTTAAATagctccaaaaacacttaattaaATCTCAGGgaaatattttctgtctttgagtTTAATTGGCCGATTCTTTTGATCGTtaatagaaaatgtttaaacatattactgtttttgtatACTAACTGTTAAAACACCATGCAATGAAAATTAGTACTCACTGTATGGAATGAGTATGGATTTCGGACAAAGCAAATGTTTCCGTCCTCACAGTTCTTGTCCCCATTTCTGCCCCCTCCAGGTTGTATTTGGAGCGTCAGAAGAACATTTTCCACATTCACTCTGTGGCGTGTACAGGCACCGAGGTCCACCTGGCAGCCTGCCCGCTGGAGTTCAGCAAACAAAACGCGACATCGACCTGCGCGGGTGGCATGCCGGCCGTCGTCAGCTGCATGCCGGGGCCACTGTTCATGCAAAACAGCGGCATGAAAAAGAAACTTAAGACTTCGGTAAAGTACTCAACAGGCCTTTTCAAAAAGTACAAAGACAGCTGACACATTTATGTTTCAGATCTTCTGTACAGGTTGTTAagttcaattttaattttatttatgaagtccATTATCACTAATCAGAAttagcctcagagggctttacagcattcAACATCCCTGTCCatagaccctcacatcaactaaggaaaagtttttttgaaaaaaaacagcctacgacatctattgcacgtctgtccatcctggaaaagggatccctcctcagttgctcttcctgaggtttctaccttttttccctcgttatagggtttttttaggggagtttttccttaattgatgtgagggtctaaggacagagggatgtcgtatcctgcaaagccctctgaggcaaattgtccatccatccatccattttcttccgcttattcggggtcgggtcgcgggggcagcagcctaagcagggaagcccagacttccctctccccggccacttcgtccagctcttcctgggggatcccaaagtgttcccaggccaggctaggagacatagtctctccagcgtgtcccgggtcttccccggggcctcctaccggtgggacgtgccctgaacacctcaccagggaggcgtcctggaggcatcctgatTAGATGCctgagccacctcatctggctcttctcaacgcggaggagcagcggcttagagcaaattgtgatttgtgataatgggctttataaataaaattagtaCTAGTTGGTGTCGAGTAGCACcacagcatcagtgcaaccaCGATCCAAGCTGAGCCACAatcaggatcacagcatcagtgcaaccaTAACACAGGCGcagccaaaggcaggatcacagcatcagcaaaaCTATGACCACGATCCAGGCACAGCCTTGATTCAAGAAAACTACACGACAAGGGAACACAAATGCTCCGAGAAGAAGCCGAGTTAGGGATGTGCAGTAATAGGACATGTAATGTTTGCAGATAAGATAGTTttattatacagtattttttatttccctgcTTGTTGTCCAGAGCAATGTGAGGCTGAAGGGAGGAGCCAAGCTGGGCGAAGGTCGGGTGGAAGTGCTGAAAGACAACGAGTGGGGGACGGTGTGTGATGATCGCTGGAACCTGCAGTCGGCCAGCGTCATCTGCAGGGAGCTCGGCTTCGGCAGCGCCAAGGAGGCTCTCACTGGAGCTCGCATGGGACAAGGTGAGATCGAAAACATAGTCATACAGTGATTAAAATGTATCTCATTTGTGCCAGGAcgaacaaaaactaaaaagtcagaataatacattaaaataaaaataaaacaacaagagATGACAAAAAGCATGTAATTAAAGACATCTTCATGAATCAAGGTCAACCAATTATCTAAGGAGTCTGtaccaaggttttttttaattctgtggtTGAAGgcagagaaaattaaataaaatgtcctgACTGACCTCTCAAAGAAAATCTGATCTTTGGCTCCACCCACAGGGGTTTAACTCAACCAGTTATTTCTGCATCCTTTGAAAAATTAAGTAAAGTCGATGAGAGCCAATGACATGTTACACGcctcaataaaaataaaaaggacaaacaaaaaatgtatcatatgttaataataaatattaaaaattgtaatatttgtaGCCATGTTTACTTGCATGATAATAATGTTAATCTTCTTGTTGCAAAATCCTTATTTCATGTGATTTCTGTTTATGAGGATACCCCAGTCGACTCTGTGCTTTGTATTAAATCCCTGTTAACTTGTCACCTGAAGCTGGAGGCGTTTCTGTCTTCACACATCAGTCATCAGCTGTGCGTCTGCAGCCTGTCTTATCTCTCGGGTCATCTGTGATAATCTGCCCTCAACAAGGAGGACACATTCCTGCACGGGTTCCTCATATGGAGCTTTATTTTAATAAGTAAAGGAATTCTGTgcatgaagaaagaaaagaaacaaagtcgTGAAAGAAAGACGCCCAACACAGTAAACAAGTATactgtttatatttgtatattctcaCCAAATTACTACAATAACAGACAATCTTACTGAATTATTTTCATCTATAAACATCCCCCCCATTTCTTACATTAATCCTCACATAGagttaaatcattaaaaagctACTTTTTAAGTATCTGTCAGAACAGAAAACCATATCTGTTTTTCCAGCAATTATGTAAGTGATGCGGTGGTTTTCTACCcgaaattattgtaaataagCAGTTGTGGTTTGGTCTATATCATAGAGGTAATAGATAATATAGGTTTATTGCAtttagctgaaagggggcatgtCTTAACTCGCCGTGGAGGAGTCacacatacttctgtcaataaaccAATTCTGCCCCAGTGCCTCTATCCTGGGACAATAACAGGAGTCCAGTTGAATGACCTGATTGAGCTACaactgtagctccacttaaGTGTGCATGCAAACGTACCGAGTTGTCAGTAAATTTGAGTAAAATACAGACATCACTTGTCCTGTGCAATGCGCTGCATGAAATCTCGGgagtaatttttaaattaaatcaggTCCCCAGGTAATACTTTTCCCATGCGAATAGGGCTTTAGTGTGTGCTTTTCTCATTAGGGATTCTCCTGAAGAAcatggaggtgtgtgtgtgtgtgtgtgtgtgtgtgtgtgtgtgtgtgtgtgtgtgtgtgtgtgtgtgtgtgtgtgtgtgtgtagtttttaGGTAAACTGCTCAGAGATTCCACCAAAGCAGGAACAAGAAGTCTTTTGAAGGGCAGTTCTCAGAAAACGTGGGTGGGGATGTCTCCTctcgtgtgtgtgcattatgATTTCTACCACAGAGGAAGTCGGTCGAGGAGACTCTCTTTGACCTGCTCTGTGCTCCGACGGATGTCAGACCACCACCTGGCTGCATCAGGCCCAGAAACATTCCTACACGTCACTGCTGAAGGAATTTCTTTCACGGGAATTTTGCAACACAATCCGCTCATGGTGCGACGGCTCAGTAGTGATGGAGGGAGAGTTTAGAGGGTGAATGTAAAGCGGGGTGTCGCTGACGGAAAACATGCACGCTCATCAAACATACATAAAAGTGAGCTGCAGATTCTCAGTCTCATGAGTTACTGTATATGTAAAGGCATAGAGTGGACTTTAAAAGTGCAAGTTTTGTGTGTAAACATTCAAATTTATCTTAGGAGaaatagaaatctgaaaaaatatcacagttgAAAATCTACATTTCCTTTTATTAGATCATATCAGCTGTTATGATGACAATTAATTAACctgttacattttaattttcagtctCTGCGGTTTAATGAACAGTGATTCTGTGtatcatttgttctttttatatTCAGTAAGAAATCCAAAATTTGTTATCCATTTATGAatccaactgaaaaaaacaaacaaataacgcttttttttcacactttgatTTTATGCTCAAATCAAAACTAGAAGATTCCTCCAAACCGTTATCTAAAACCTGGGAAATCATTTGAGAGCCTCATTTTCGATGACGCCGAGCATGAACAAAGATatcaaaaacaatcaacatgcaaacaaaaaaaaaattaaaatgaaataaaatcttttaaaatcgACCCTTTGATAAAGGCGGCAGTGATAGGAACTATAAGtgtcaaaaatgtccaaaaatgtcctgcacgctgaatttgtttttgatatttaatgtaCCTGATTTGTGTGACCAGGAAGCCGCTGACTTTGTCGGGTTTCGCACTTAATAAACTAACAGCAAACACACTTAAGCGATGACGCTTTCTgatttaatgtaacattttatgaGCCTGAACTGTGTCTGTGCAGGAATGGGTCCGATCTACATGAACGAGGTGAAGTGCGTCGGCACGGAGAAGTCCATCTggaactgcccctttaaaaaCATCACGTTGGAGGACTGTCAACACATGGAGGACGCCGCCGTCCGCTGCAACGTCCCCCAGATGGGCCTCGAGCACTCGGTCAGAGCTGAACCTCCTCACTTTAATGTTCTATCATTAAATGTGCCATTAACGAGGAAAAGTTAGAAAGTTCATGTGTAAGACATTATGAAGATCACTTATAAAAATTGGTTAACTGAattcgattttttttcttctgctttaaTAAGTCTAGGACAGAActttaaaaatagtttgttttataCTCTGTTTATATTGTTATCCATTCATTTAGTTCTTCGCTGCTCTGAaagtcttttctgtttttcctaaCGTGAGATTTAGAGTTCATTTGTGCTCACAGAAAtctcactttttcattttcaacaatATCTCCTCACTGCTGTcacaaaaaactgttatttcattttatcttttcttttgtgtcatATTGTAACTGAATTAGTCCAAATGCTTGAACCTAATTATACCAAatttattgtttgaaaaattagtgaaaaaaaaagtattcttttTGTGACAacagtgatttctttttaacacAGACGGGCGAATTCACAAAGACTTGAATTGCAGCCGTTTATAGCAACATGAATTGCGCTTCACTTGCAGCCGCCATCTGCCCCGTCCCAAAGTCTGATCCACAAAAGATGGTACGCTAATAATTTAACAGTGCAAACGAGTCCATAAAGTTTTGCAGCTGAGTAGTAGACACAGGTCGAGGACAGAGACAAGCAGAGCTGTAGCACtttctgaagtgtgtgtgtgagtgttttagAGGAAGAGATagaaagtgacagagagagggaaagaaaagggTGAAAGGTGGACTGTTGCACGCACATTATAAGTTGTGTAGTGTAAACTTAGCTTTCTGGGTGCACTTCTctttttgtgagtgttttgaGAACTAcagtctctttttgtttttttcgtgCAGATTTAGCGGCCGCAAAAACCACTCAATCCTTTTGTGAATTCGCCTGAGAGTATTTCTGGTCGTGCAGTTTGCATTTCACCAGATCATACTCCCACATGTTTCCTGTAGATACACAGAGAGGCTGGACAGAGTGGGATAAAAACTCTGCAGGGGTGCAATTTCATTTCGGATATGCATTTTGGATACATGTAAACTAGGGGCCGACAGATCATTGGGCCGATATtcggcattttgctgattatctgtgtctgtgctttattttaattaattgttgatcaaattaattaattaaaaagtgcaaagaaagtgtcagcatgggaggaacttttactttgtaaaaccccagggagctatttttattaattaattaaaaatttcccttgactttattaaaaaaaaaaaaaaaagttcctcgcaacttgctgtgtatgatgttaaaagttaacattttctatttaaacaaagttttgtgttggagtttgttgtattccaaattctaaatattgacagacaGATTTTTACTGTTAACGCGCTTCATTTCTAAATATCGGtcattggtctcattaactaccaaTAATtaatatcggccctgaaaaaccaatatcagtcgaccccttaTATAAACCGTGTTACCTTGACGATTTTAGACTGTGAGAGTTTTTATCCAGCTCAGCTCTTGTGTATCTTTGCTCTGCTTTTTGCCTCCTAACAACTCGACTCCACACAGATCCGACTCACAGGAGGACGGACTCGTTACGAGGGTCGTGTGGAGGTGCTGGGATTAGACTCTAACGGGACGGAGAGCTGGGGTCTGATCTGTGGAGAGACCTGGACCACCAGGGAGGCCATGGTGGCCTGCAGGCAGCTGGGTCTGGGCTACGCTAACCAGGGCCTGAAAGTAGGTTATTAACACCACCGAGGCTAACATCCTGCAGCAGAGCAGATCAGCTTTTTAGTACATTTGACATCTGCAAATATAATGTACTGTCATGAACactaaaaaagtattatttcaTCAAAGTTAATACAGTTATTTCATTGCATATGTgttcaaatatatttaatatttctgctCTCAGATTGTATCTGTGTAGCATACTAATGCTTACAAACTTATTAGATCTTGTAGAACACTAAAATATATTCCTAAAATATTACTAACTTTATGAATtttagtgtgtgtatatatgaaGAATATACTTGAACACGTATGCATTTATTAATCATACTTGCCAACCGTGAGATCTCAAAAAGTGGGggattttaaaatcaaaggaGCTGGTTCAGAGGTCCTCGCCCAGAAAAATATTGAGCTTtgagagttttattttattttattttattttactttgttttattttgttttattttattttattttattttgttttattttgttttgtttgattgtattttatatgattttgttttgttgtattttgttttattttaagggtttttttcacaAGGCCAAATTTGGAGGGTTGGCAAGTATGTTATTACTGTCTGACAGTACATTGTAAGTTCCATATGGAGTACGTAGATGAACATGATgctgttttggtcttttttatgTGGGAAGACCGAAACAGACTCACATAGAGTTTCTAATCAAACTTAAAAGCAGCTTACTTTTAAAGCCAACTGGTGACCTCACCCGAAAACCACGTTAACGCTCTCCACGCCAAGAAAAGTCTAACCAAACTGCTGCTTCAGcaacacctcctcctctgccgGTGGACTGTATAGGAACTAGTCTCAGCCCAGACAGGTCGAGGACAGGACAGGAAGTGTGTCCCTTCACTGACTCCCAGCAGGACTTGTCTGCAGATCCGGATAGTGGGCGGTCGGAGCAATTATGAGGGCCGGGTGGAGGTTCAGGTCGGCTCCAAGTGGGGCACAGTGTGCAGCACAGGCTGGACCACAAAGGAAGCCATGGTGGTTTGCAGGCAGCTAGGGCTCGGATACTCCATGCATGCCATCACTGTAAGTAGGACcagaaaatgaagacatttgTTCCACCGAGACATGTGGGACAAATGTGTTGTTTACGAGATAAACGTCTTCGAGATGCACCATCAGCAAAACGCACCGagcacacaccaaaaaaagaaaacaaaagatagTATGAGAGATCATCGTCATGACGTTAAATAATGATTACAAAGCAGAAACGGGATTGACTTGATTTCTGGTAAGAGATGAGGctagtttttaagttttgggtTTAATGTTTCCAAATTAATTCCAAATTATTCCATGAAAGGAAGTCTtaattaaaaatgctgttttaaaccGTTTCTGTGGAGAGTTAGAAGCAGAGACTCAAAGCTGATCAGGCTGGCTTCAGTGAAACAGGGTATTTAAAAggaatgaatataaaaataatataatataatataaaatatatattctttgatcattttgatgttatatttctttccaaaaagtcaattactgtactcattttttttcctaacttttAGGCCATGTCTCGtgaagttgctcgttgccttctccccatgtttttgagagaaatgaaaccaatttgctcaggttttaaagggttaagtttaTAGTGGTGGGAATTCAGAGGCCTTTCAGTAACTAATACCATTATTGAATCACATAGTTTCTGCAGAATATTATTGTCCTCCGGTGACTGTAAAGTCAGCGTTACACTTTGTCCTCAGACAGATGCCAAAAATGAGTCACCAACATCTGTTAGAGTCTGTGTCAGAGTCACACACTGAACTCTGCAGCTCCGTTTAAAGGATTATTTCCTGTTCAACAcagtttgtttgcatgtttgtctCATGTTTGTCTCATATGTTCTAAGGAAACGTGGTACTGGGACAGCAGCAATGTGACGGAGATGGTCATGAGCGGCGTCAAGTGCACGGGAAGCGAGATGTCTCTGAGCCAGTGTCAGCATCACAAAACGGTCAGCTGCCAGAAAGCAGCGGCAAAGTTTTCAGCGGGAGTAATCTGCTCTGAGAgtgagtaataataataatgacttaatttatatagcacctttaaaaaaaagagagattgcAAAGTGCTTTGGAAATCAAAGAAAAGCAGACATGGGATACATATATGGAGATACAACAACGTAACACCAAAAAAGCTCTACTGAGCACAAGTGAGACGAAACGAGAAGATTAacgataaaattaaaaccagaggacaaataatgcaaaatatattataatgcaaaacataatgtcaatataaaataatacaaagaaaaaggcaaaaaacaacaacagcagaaggaataaaagcaataaaaccacaaataaattaaaataaaatagataaaagatcaattaaaaagataaaattaatttaaagaaataataataacaataataaaaaaaattgactaaaaaaagactaaaaatagAATGtagaaaatgcataaattaaggaaaatacaacattttaactttatttatatagcacttttaaatagtaataaataaaaaataaaaggatgacatcacataaaagcaggAACAAGTGGAAATGTTTGAAACTCTGAGGCCAGGAAGAAAACTCACACTGTCACCTCCGTCCGCAGCGGCGTCTGACCTCGTCCTGAACGCCTCTCTGGTGCAGCAGACGGTTTACATCGAGGATCGCCCTCTGCACATGCTCTACTGCGCCGCCGAGGAGGACTGCCTGTCAAAGTCTGCAGCTAAAGCCAACTGGCCGTACGGACACCGACGCCTGCTGCGCTTCTCCTCCCAGATCCACAACATCGGCCGGGCCGACTTCAAACCGAAGGCCGGGCGCCATTCGTGGGTCTGGCACGCCTGCCACGGGTAAAATTATCGTCATTAACATCTTTTTGTCTGCATTGACATAGTTATTAGAGGCACGCTCTGTTTAAATTACTGtagtttttacactttgaaacctgaacaaattatcaatttctttaaaaaaatatgaaatgagggaaatgagcaacttaacaagaaatggcctaaaagtgggaaaaagtagttacaaaaaaaaaaataaaaaaataataaaataaaaacataaacaaaacaagaaaatgacctcaagaaagtgctaaaaaaatgtatgtgtacctttttgctttttttctaaacacaaaattaaaacagtaagaaaagtacaagaaaattacaaatatatatattttgtgttatctaaattttaccttattttattttttatttattttcagtacaTATCAAAAGTGCAAGCGTATGAAATATGCAGAGGTATAAATCAACAGCATCAGCGTATCCAAATAAACAGGGATCGAATGAACGTAAATGCACAAGAAACGTGTGCAAGACTTCTCTGCAGTATTTGTTAAGGCCGGATCAGTACACACGACAAGAGAAGCTTCAGCAAACCTCCGTGTAACACAGTATTATACACAGTAATATCAGAGTACATGGAGGATCACTTTGCTTTTGAAATATGAGCCCTGTGCTCATAGGTCCTCCTCCTGCGTTGTTCTACagcagtttttctttcaaaatattttaaaaagaacagaaaaaaaggtatgCATGCTGTGGAGTCTTTACTCAACGTCATGTTTCATCCAGAAATGCATCTGACAGCTGAAGAAAATCATAATATACAAACTGTTTCTAAAGCATAAAGACAgaattgtcactttttaaaaatggtttagGATaaattgtgcttattttttgtGCTGACAGTTTTCAAAGGTGATGCCACTTTAACTAtgaaattgagtttttttctaaatgtgtaCGTTTTCTCTGTATTATCAGCCACTATCACAGCATGGATATTTTCACACACTACGACCTGCTCAACTCCAACGGCAGCAAAGTGGCCGAAGGACACAAAGCCAGCTTCTGTCTGGAGGACACAGACTGTCAGGAGGGTGAGTCTGACGCTGTACATCACAAACCAAACGCTCCCATTTCCTTTGTTTGGAGAAGCGGAAGCAGTCGTGTCATGCAGCAGAAGGAGAAGgcatgaaatgttttacaatttgcaaaaaaaaacaaaaatgtgaaagacaagaaatggcttaaaaaaagagaatcatCAGAAAACTATCACATAAATaggaaaaatattaattaaactgtatttttttataatcatatatttaaagttaggttacagaaaatgttatttatattatttatttgtttttttaaaattattttattacttttttaagatcattccctgtgtttgttattttacttttttttgtgctaatttctggtaattttcttgtagatttccttcttgctattttttggatcatttgtTGTGAAGTTACTCAATGCCCTTTGTCCATGATTTTGCCCagttttcaaatgattttaacaagtaaaaataatgacacaaataaagatggtatttattttctgccatcTTTAAGGCGTTAGgggcgtgtatgtgtgtaactTGTGAGTAAATCAAATGTCACGTTTAGAAAAGAGCGAccctttttttgctaaatttaatACCACAGAATCGAAGGGTCACTTCTCAGGATTTCTTCGTATGTAAATATTCTAAACGTGTTCATTAAATCTGCTGTTACAGAGTCACTGATGCAGCTCAAAATCTGTGAATGTTTTTGCCGCTCAGGTGTTTCTAAACGGTACGAGTGCGCCAACTTTGGCGATCAGGGCATCACTGTGGGCTGCTGGGATCTGTACCGCCACGACATCGACTGCCAGTGGATCGACGTCACAGACGTCAAACCTGGAAACTACATTCTGCAGGTGAGCACGTGCGGCTCGATTTGTAGAGCACGAAGCAAATACTGTCCCGTTTATTAGGGCTAAAAATATCACCCAAAAACCTATAATCAACACCCAGACAAAGGTTGcatttacataataaaagtgcttaaaaactgaaaaaaatccaattaatgAAACTGAGTCGGCGCTAAAAAGTTTGATGAAGTTTGACTTCTTGTTTTCTGCTGCAAGTCAGatgttgtaaacaaacaaacacttttatatTGAAGTTCTGCTGCGTCATTATGCTGgtcatgtgatgtcagagggTCGTAGTTTCCGAGTTGTGAAGTCGCTCTTCAGACGTCCTCGTGTTCGTGAGCTTTGAGGCTGAAAAGCTAAAGCGAAGATGAGTTACGTTTTAATGCTGAGagcgtttaaacaagaggttgacggctgtttctggtttatttgtatttttatatatcaattttttttttctatattttgtataatctatt harbors:
- the loxl3b gene encoding lysyl oxidase homolog 3B, whose translation is MEKSRHRQKLAFSFLLGLWLPCCLAQTTPSNAATRTPTRAATPSPTPSPSPQTERLKVRLAGYPRKHNEGRIELFYKGEWGTICDDDFSIINAHVLCRQLGFVEATGWTHSAKYGKGQGKIWLDNVQCGGGEKSIELCRSRGWGNSDCTHDEDAGVVCKDERIPGFVDSNVIEAQLAENKVEEVRLRSVVAVSRKKLPVTEGVVEVRYKDGWAQICDVGWTIKNTRVVCGMLGFPHERKVNRNFYKLYLERQKNIFHIHSVACTGTEVHLAACPLEFSKQNATSTCAGGMPAVVSCMPGPLFMQNSGMKKKLKTSSNVRLKGGAKLGEGRVEVLKDNEWGTVCDDRWNLQSASVICRELGFGSAKEALTGARMGQGMGPIYMNEVKCVGTEKSIWNCPFKNITLEDCQHMEDAAVRCNVPQMGLEHSIRLTGGRTRYEGRVEVLGLDSNGTESWGLICGETWTTREAMVACRQLGLGYANQGLKETWYWDSSNVTEMVMSGVKCTGSEMSLSQCQHHKTVSCQKAAAKFSAGVICSETASDLVLNASLVQQTVYIEDRPLHMLYCAAEEDCLSKSAAKANWPYGHRRLLRFSSQIHNIGRADFKPKAGRHSWVWHACHGHYHSMDIFTHYDLLNSNGSKVAEGHKASFCLEDTDCQEGVSKRYECANFGDQGITVGCWDLYRHDIDCQWIDVTDVKPGNYILQIVINPNHEVAESDFTNNAMKCNCKYDGHRIWLHNCHTGDAFSEEAERRFEKYPGQLNNQIP